The genome window CTTCTTCCGGTCCTCCCGGGGACAGGTAGCCCTCGCCCCAAAGGGCCTCCAGAAAGGCGATGTGGCTGTCGTCGTAGTTCTCGTCGGTGTTCATAGCGTGCCTCCAAATGCGGACGGCCGCTCCGAGGAACGGAGCGGCCGCGCGATTATGGCCCCGGATCGAAAGTCAGAAGCCGACTTTGATCTGTTCGAACTCTGCGATCATCTTTTCGCGCAGTTCATACGGGACGGGGGCCTGCCACAGGGTCTTCGACCGGAAGGCTTCCAGATTGCTGTATCCCATGCTTTCCAGCACCGCCGGGTCGATCTTGTCCAGACCAGCCTGGTTGGAGTGGCCGTAGCCCCAGGCGTTGACCATGTAGTCGGCGGAGGCCTCACCCAGGAAGGCGTTGATGTAGTCATAGGCCTTTTCGTCACTGCCTTCGCCATTGGTCAGTTTGGAGAAGCCGCAGACCCAGGTTGACAGGCCTTCCTTGGTGTCGCGCTTCATGGCGACCGGATGACCTTCGGCCTGCATCGTCACCGGGGTCTCGTTCCAGGCCCAGGCCAGCGTGACCTCGCCGGCGGACATGGACTGCGCCAGTGTCGCACCGTCCTGCCAGTAGAAGCGGACATTCTGGTGAACCTTGCGCAGGAAGTCCGACGCCGCCTGGAACTGTTCGTCGGTCGCCTTGGTCCAGTCCGTCACGCCGACGGCCAGGAAGCCCAGCGCATATGCATCGTCGACATTGTCGCCGATCGATACCTTGCCCTGAAATTTCGGATCCGCGAATGCCTGCAGGGACGCGACCTCCGACTCGTCGATTTCATCGGTTCGGTAGACCAGTGCTGTATTGCCCCAATCGATCGGCACGAACCAGACCTTGCCGTCCTCGTTGAAGCCCTGCATGTCGCGCAGACCCGGGATCAGCGTGTCATAGGCGGTGATTTTCGCCGGATCCATGGGCTCGATCAGCCCGGCATCCTTCCACCGTTCGACGCTTTGCGAACAGGGATGCGCCAGATCTGCCTTGAAGCCGGCACGCAGCTTCTGGAAGGCTTCCTCCTCGTCGCCGAAATAGGCGAAGGTCGGGCTGGCGCCGTACTTTTCGGTATAGGGCTTGTGGAATTCCGGATCTCCATATCCCGACCAGTCGAATACGATCAGGTCCTCGTCCTGTGCCGACGCCGCACCCGCGGTGAAGACAATGGCAGTCGCGGCGAGGATCGCCGCGCGTATCGACGCTATCTTCATATCTAACTCTCCCAGTTCAGTTGGTCCCTTGGTGACCCCGCCTTGGCGGCGGTGTTATGCAAATCCACCCTTCGCATCGGATTCCAC of Alphaproteobacteria bacterium contains these proteins:
- a CDS encoding extracellular solute-binding protein, whose protein sequence is MKIASIRAAILAATAIVFTAGAASAQDEDLIVFDWSGYGDPEFHKPYTEKYGASPTFAYFGDEEEAFQKLRAGFKADLAHPCSQSVERWKDAGLIEPMDPAKITAYDTLIPGLRDMQGFNEDGKVWFVPIDWGNTALVYRTDEIDESEVASLQAFADPKFQGKVSIGDNVDDAYALGFLAVGVTDWTKATDEQFQAASDFLRKVHQNVRFYWQDGATLAQSMSAGEVTLAWAWNETPVTMQAEGHPVAMKRDTKEGLSTWVCGFSKLTNGEGSDEKAYDYINAFLGEASADYMVNAWGYGHSNQAGLDKIDPAVLESMGYSNLEAFRSKTLWQAPVPYELREKMIAEFEQIKVGF